From the genome of Nicotiana sylvestris chromosome 2, ASM39365v2, whole genome shotgun sequence, one region includes:
- the LOC104212794 gene encoding ATP synthase gamma chain, chloroplastic, which translates to MSCSNLTMLVSSKPSLSDSSALSFRSSVNPFQLPNHNSSGPSNPSRSSSVTPVHCGLRDLRDRIESVKNTQKITEAMKLVAAAKVRRAQEAVVGARPFSETLVEVLYNINEQLQTDDIDVPLTKVRPVKKVALVVVTGDRGLCGGFNNYLIKKAEARIRDLKALGIEYTIISVGKKGNSYFLRRPYIPVDKFLEGSNLPTAKDAQAIADDVFSLFVSEEVDKVELLYTKFVSLVKSEPVIHTLLPLSPKGEICDINGNCVDAAEDEFFRLTTKEGKLTVERDIMRTKTTDFSPILQFEQDPVQILDALLPLYLNSQILRALQESLASELAARMSAMSAATDNATELKKNLSRAYNRQRQAKITGEILEIVAGADALV; encoded by the coding sequence ATGTCTTGCTCAAATTTGACAATGTTGGTATCCTCAAAACCATCTCTTTCTGACTCCTCTGCACTTTCTTTCCGCTCTTCTGTCAACCCTTTTCAGCTTCCTAACCATAACTCATCAGGCCCTTCAAACCCCTCAAGATCATCATCAGTCACCCCTGTTCACTGTGGTCTCCGTGATCTACGTGATCGGATTGAATCAGTCAAGAACACCCAGAAAATTACTGAGGCTATGAAGCTTGTGGCTGCTGCTAAAGTCAGAAGAGCTCAAGAAGCTGTTGTGGGTGCTAGGCCTTTCTCTGAgactttggttgaggtccttTACAACATCAATGAACAGCTTCAAACTGATGACATTGATGTTCCCCTCACCAAAGTTAGACCTGTCAAGAAAGTGGCTTTGGTTGTTGTCACTGGTGATCGTGGTCTATGTGGTGGTTTTAACAATTACCTCATCAAAAAAGCTGAGGCCAGGATTAGAGATTTGAAAGCTCTTGGCATTGAATACACTATTATCAGTGTTGGCAAAAAGGGTAATTCTTATTTCCTCCGTAGGCCTTACATTCCTGTAGATAAGTTCCTTGAAGGAAGCAATTTGCCCACTGCTAAAGATGCTCAGGCCATTGCTGATGATGTTTTTTCGCTTTTCGTGAGTGAAGAGGTTGACAAAGTTGAGCTTTTGTACACAAAGTTTGTGTCTTTAGTGAAATCTGAACCAGTGATTCACACCCTTCTTCCATTGTCACCAAAGGGAGAGATTTGTGACATCAATGGGAACTGTGTTGATGCAGCAGAAGATGAGTTCTTTAGGTTGACAACAAAGGAAGGGAAACTGACAGTGGAAAGAGATATTATGAGGACTAAGACAACTGATTTTTCGCCAATCTTGCAATTTGAGCAGGACCCTGTTCAgattcttgatgccttgcttcCACTTTACTTGAACAGTCAAATCTTGAGGGCATTGCAGGAGTCATTAGCCAGTGAGCTTGCTGCTAGGATGAGTGCCATGAGCGCTGCAACAGATAATGCAACTGAGTTGAAGAAGAACCTTTCTAGAGCGTACAACAGACAGCGTCAGGCAAAGATTACAGGAGAAATATTGGAGATTGTTGCTGGTGCAGATGCCTTGGTTTAA